From the genome of Anopheles moucheti chromosome 3, idAnoMoucSN_F20_07, whole genome shotgun sequence, one region includes:
- the LOC128301016 gene encoding xanthine dehydrogenase/oxidase-like isoform X1, with the protein MEVIFSINAKPYQINSKSVPVDTSLNTFIRNHAHLSGTKFMCLEGGCGACVVNLSGVHPVSGEIFSYAVNSCLFPVLACHGMDITTVEGIGDKQRGYHATQKLLAHFNGTQCGYCSPGMVMNMYSLLETKKGKVTMAEIENSFGGNICRCTGYRPILDAFKALAVDADPKIKEKCQDIEDLTKICPKTGSACAGKCAAAGKINPNKGLHLNFDEQKEWHKVYNVSDIFAIFESIGEKPYTLIGGNTAHGVYRRSDAIQVFIDTNAVQELRASSVGSSITVGAGTSLTELMNLLSFAAKQNKNFSYLEHLVQHIDLIANVPVRNTGTIAGNLSIKNQHHEFPSDLYLILEAADATLTVLEAQGKTKTVRPSEFVTLDMKKKLLLNIILPPLDPSIYVYRSFKIMPRAQNSHAYVNGAFLIKLDGSNIVSSNICFGGIDPQFTHALKTEEFLKGKNLLTNEAIQGALKILASELNPDHVLPDAAPEYRKNLALSLFYKFALNIAPELKVSVKNEYKSGGSVLDRPLSSGTQSFDTIKENWPLTKNIPKIEGMLQTSGEAKYSNDLPAFPNELYAAFVLGTESQTKIINIDASEALKLPGVVAFYSAKDIPGANNFMYFKGFMGPHDEEIFCSEKLIYHGQPVGLVVAETFNLANRASKLVKVQYEKTGSARYPTVKDVLRAKVTERLNDMPYSTLGEEFEAAPKGAIKVKGCFEIGGQYHYTMETQTAVCIPIEDGMDVYSATQWIDFTQIAISKLLNVPENSLNLYVRRLGGGYGCKGTRATLIACAAALAAHKTQRPVRLVMTLEANMEAIGKRYGVVSNYEVDVEKDGKITKLFNEYVHDFGSCLNESMGHCAEFFKNCYDNKAWKTVAKGAITDSASNTWCRAPGTTEGIAMVETIMEHVAHATGLDPLDVRMANMPKDLKMYELMPQFRADVEYDTRRQEIEQFNRENRWKKRGIAITPMRYPLGYFGTIHALVSIYHTDGSVVITHGGIEMGQGMNTKVAQVAAYVLGIPMEKISIKPSANMTSPNSICTGGSMTSETVSFAVKQACEILLERMKPIREELKDASWETIVENSYYKNVDLCATYMYKASDLQPYIIWGLTCTEVEIDVLTGNVQLRRVDILEDTGESLSPGIDIGQVEGAFIMGVGYYLTEALIYDPQTGALLTNRTWTYKPPGAKDIPIDFRVRFLQKSTNATGVLRSKATGEPAMNMTVSVLCALRNAVRAARIDAGLPNEWVQLGAPSTPDQVYLASGNSVEQYLLN; encoded by the exons ATGGAGGTCATTTTCTCTATCAATGCGAAACCTTATCAAA TTAACTCGAAGAGCGTACCGGTTGATACCTCTTTGAACACCTTTATCCGGAACCATGCCCATCTGAGTGGAACCAAGTTTATGTGCCTCGAGGGAGGCTGTGGTGCTTGCGTGGTTAACCTCAGCGGCGTACATCCGGTCTCTGGAGAGATCTTCTCGTATGCCGTTAACTCA TGTCTATTTCCTGTACTCGCTTGTCATGGCATGGACATTACTACGGTCGAGGGAATCGGTGACAAGCAACGTGGCTATCACGCTACCCAAAAGTTGCTGGCTCACTTCAACGGTACCCAGTGTGGATACTGCTCTCCCGGCATGGTCATGAACATGTACAGCCTTCTGGAGACTAAGAAGGGAAAGGTCACCATGGCGGAGATCGAAAATTCGTTCGGAGGCAACATTTGTCGCTGTACTGGTTATCGGCCCATCCTGGACGCTTTCAAGGCTCTGGCCGTCGATGCCGACCCCAAAATCAAGGAAAAGTGTCAGGATATTGAGGATCTTACCAAGATTTGTCCCAAGACTGGATCGGCCTGTGCTGGCAAGTGTGCTGCGGCTGGAAAAATCAACCCCAATAAGGGACTACATCTGAACTTCGATGAGCAGAAAGAATGGCATAAGGTTTACAATGTAAGTGATATCTTTGCCATCTTCGAGAGCATTGGAGAAAAGCCCTACACGCTTATTGGAGGCAATACTGCCCATGGAGTGTACCGTCGTAGCGATGCAATCCAAGTCTTTATCGACACCAATGCGGTCCAAGAGCTGCGCGCTAGCTCAGTAGGAAGCTCCATAACCGTGGGAGCTGGAACCTCCCTGACCGAGCTGATGAACCTGCTGTCCTTCgctgcgaaacaaaacaagaatttCTCATACCTCGAACACTTGGTCCAACATATCGATTTGATTGCCAACGTACCTGTTCGTAATACTGGAACGATCGCTGGTAATCTTAGCATCAAAAACCAACATCATGAATTCCCCTCCGATCTGTATCTTATCTTGGAGGCGGCTGACGCAACTTTGACCGTTC TGGAAGCCCAGGGCAAAACGAAGACCGTGCGACCTTCCGAGTTCGTTACTCTAGACATGAAGAAAAAGCTGCTGCTCAACATTATCCTTCCTCCACTAGACCCATCCATCTACGTGTACCGTTCGTTCAAGATCATGCCTCGGGCTCAGAATTCACACGCCTACGTTAACGGTGCATTCCTGATTAAGTTGGACGGATCGAATATTGTATCGAGTAACATTTGCTTTGGAGGAATCGATCCCCAATTTACGCATGCTTTGAAAACGGAAGAGTTCCTCAAGGGAAAGAACCTCCTAACCAATGAAGCTATTCAAGGAGCCCTGAAGATCTTGGCAAGTGAACTGAATCCTGACCATGTGCTTCCTGATGCTGCTCCAGAGTATCGTAAAAATCTGGCCCTTTCGTTGTTCTACAAGTTTGCGCTTAACATTGCACCGGAACTGAAGGTATCCGttaaaaatgaatataaatcCGGTGGATCAGTTCTCGACCGTCCCCTGTCGTCCGGCACACAATCGTTCGACACAATCAAAGAAAATTGGCCGCTTACGAAGAACATTCCTAAAATCGAAGGTATGCTGCAAACTTCGGGAGAGGCCAAGTATTCAAACGATTTGCCAGCGTTCCCGAACGAACTATACGCGGCTTTCGTTCTGGGAACGGAGTCACAGACGAAGATTATCAACATTGATGCGTCAGAAGCGTTG AAACTGCCTGGCGTTGTTGCATTCTACTCGGCGAAGGATATCCCGGGAGCAAATAATTTTATGTACTTCAAAGGATTCATGGGCCCACACGATGAGGAAATCTTCTGCAGTGAGAAGCTCATCTATCATGGGCAACCGGTTGGTCTTGTAGTCGCCGAAACCTTCAATCTGGCCAATCGTGCCAGCAAGCTCGTAAAGGTCCAGTACGAAAAAACGGGCTCGGCACGCTACCCTACCGTGAAAGATGTGCTCCGTGCTAAGGTTACCGAGCGGCTGAACGATATGCCGTACAGCACGTTGGGCGAAGAGTTTGAAGCTGCACCCAAAGGTGCGATCAAGGTGAAGGGATGCTTTGAAATCGGAGGTCAGTATCATTACACCATGGAGACCCAAACTGCTGTTTGCATTCCGATCGAGGACGGTATGGACGTGTACTCGGCCACACAGTGGATCGATTTTACGCAAATTGCCATCTCCAAGCTGCTGAACGTGCCCGAGAATAGTCTCAACCTATACGTGCGTCGCCTGGGAGGAGGTTACGGGTGTAAAGGCACCAGGGCCACTTTGATTGCTTGTGCGGCAGCTCTAGCAGCCCACAAGACGCAACGTCCGGTGCGTCTTGTGATGACGCTCGAGGCCAACATGGAAGCCATTGGCAAGCGTTACGGTGTCGTCTCCAACTACGAGGTGGATGTGGAAAAGGATGGCAAAATTACGAAGCTGTTCAACGAATACGTGCACGACTTTGGATCATGTCTGAACGAGTCTATGGGCCACTGTGCGGAGTTCTTCAAGAACTGCTACGACAACAAGGCTTGGAAGACGGTTGCCAAGGGTGCCATCACGGACTCTGCTAGTAACACCTGGTGTCGCGCTCCGGGTACAACGGAGGGTATCGCCATGGTGGAAACGATCATGGAACATGTCGCTCACGCGACTGGGCTTGATCCATTAGACGTGCGCATGGCCAACATGCCAAAGGATTTGAAGATGTACGAGCTGATGCCTCAATTCCGCGCCGATGTCGAGTATGATACGCGCAGGCAGGAAATCGAGCAGTTTAATCGTGAGAACCGCTGGAAGAAGCGTGGCATTGCCATCACACCGATGCGCTACCCGTTAGGCTACTTCGGAACGATCCATGCGCTTGTGTCGATCTACCACACCGACGGTAGCGTGGTCATCACACACGGTGGCATCGAAATGGGTCAGGGTATGAATACGAAGGTCGCACAGGTCGCGGCCTACGTGTTGGGGATCCCGATGGAAAAGATTAGCATTAAACCATCGGCCAATATGACGTCACCGAACTCTATCTGTACCGGTGGAAGCATGACCAGCGAAACAGTGTCGTTT GCGGTTAAGCAAGCGTGTGAGATTTTGCTGGAGCGCATGAAACCGATCCGCGAAGAGTTGAAGGACGCTTCTTGGGAAACGATCGTGGAGAACAGCTACTACAAGAATGTGGACCTTTGTGCGACTTACATGTACAAGGCGTCAGATCTGCAACCTTACATCATCTGGGGTTTGACCTGTACCGAGGTCGAAATCGATGTGCTAACCGGCAACGTACAGCTGCGCCGTGTTGATATCCTGGAGGATACTGGCGAAAGCTTGAGCCCCGGTATTGATATTGGTCAGGTCGAGGGCGCATTTATTATGGGCGTTGGTTACTATTTGACCGAGGCGCTGATCTACGATCCGCAAACCGGTGCATTGCTGACGAACCGTACCTGGACGTACAAGCCGCCGGGAGCGAAAGACATTCCGATTGATTTCCGGGTGCGCTTCCTGCAAAAGAGCACCAATGCGACCGGAGTGCTACGCTCCAAGGCGACCGGTGAACCGGCCATGAACATGACCGTATCGGTACTGTGCGCCCTGCGTAATGCAGTTCGGGCAGCACGCATCGATGCGGGTTTGCCGAATGAATGGGTTCAACTCGGAGCTCCATCCACACCGGATCAGGTATATCTGGCGTCGGGCAACTCTGTAGAGCAGTATTTGTTGAACTAA
- the LOC128301016 gene encoding xanthine dehydrogenase/oxidase-like isoform X2 gives MVLLEINFTINGKTYSVNSKSVPVDTSLNTFIRNHAHLSGTKFMCLEGGCGACVVNLSGVHPVSGEIFSYAVNSCLFPVLACHGMDITTVEGIGDKQRGYHATQKLLAHFNGTQCGYCSPGMVMNMYSLLETKKGKVTMAEIENSFGGNICRCTGYRPILDAFKALAVDADPKIKEKCQDIEDLTKICPKTGSACAGKCAAAGKINPNKGLHLNFDEQKEWHKVYNVSDIFAIFESIGEKPYTLIGGNTAHGVYRRSDAIQVFIDTNAVQELRASSVGSSITVGAGTSLTELMNLLSFAAKQNKNFSYLEHLVQHIDLIANVPVRNTGTIAGNLSIKNQHHEFPSDLYLILEAADATLTVLEAQGKTKTVRPSEFVTLDMKKKLLLNIILPPLDPSIYVYRSFKIMPRAQNSHAYVNGAFLIKLDGSNIVSSNICFGGIDPQFTHALKTEEFLKGKNLLTNEAIQGALKILASELNPDHVLPDAAPEYRKNLALSLFYKFALNIAPELKVSVKNEYKSGGSVLDRPLSSGTQSFDTIKENWPLTKNIPKIEGMLQTSGEAKYSNDLPAFPNELYAAFVLGTESQTKIINIDASEALKLPGVVAFYSAKDIPGANNFMYFKGFMGPHDEEIFCSEKLIYHGQPVGLVVAETFNLANRASKLVKVQYEKTGSARYPTVKDVLRAKVTERLNDMPYSTLGEEFEAAPKGAIKVKGCFEIGGQYHYTMETQTAVCIPIEDGMDVYSATQWIDFTQIAISKLLNVPENSLNLYVRRLGGGYGCKGTRATLIACAAALAAHKTQRPVRLVMTLEANMEAIGKRYGVVSNYEVDVEKDGKITKLFNEYVHDFGSCLNESMGHCAEFFKNCYDNKAWKTVAKGAITDSASNTWCRAPGTTEGIAMVETIMEHVAHATGLDPLDVRMANMPKDLKMYELMPQFRADVEYDTRRQEIEQFNRENRWKKRGIAITPMRYPLGYFGTIHALVSIYHTDGSVVITHGGIEMGQGMNTKVAQVAAYVLGIPMEKISIKPSANMTSPNSICTGGSMTSETVSFAVKQACEILLERMKPIREELKDASWETIVENSYYKNVDLCATYMYKASDLQPYIIWGLTCTEVEIDVLTGNVQLRRVDILEDTGESLSPGIDIGQVEGAFIMGVGYYLTEALIYDPQTGALLTNRTWTYKPPGAKDIPIDFRVRFLQKSTNATGVLRSKATGEPAMNMTVSVLCALRNAVRAARIDAGLPNEWVQLGAPSTPDQVYLASGNSVEQYLLN, from the exons ATGGTGCTGCTTGAGATCAACTTCACGATCAACGGAAAGACGTACAGTG TTAACTCGAAGAGCGTACCGGTTGATACCTCTTTGAACACCTTTATCCGGAACCATGCCCATCTGAGTGGAACCAAGTTTATGTGCCTCGAGGGAGGCTGTGGTGCTTGCGTGGTTAACCTCAGCGGCGTACATCCGGTCTCTGGAGAGATCTTCTCGTATGCCGTTAACTCA TGTCTATTTCCTGTACTCGCTTGTCATGGCATGGACATTACTACGGTCGAGGGAATCGGTGACAAGCAACGTGGCTATCACGCTACCCAAAAGTTGCTGGCTCACTTCAACGGTACCCAGTGTGGATACTGCTCTCCCGGCATGGTCATGAACATGTACAGCCTTCTGGAGACTAAGAAGGGAAAGGTCACCATGGCGGAGATCGAAAATTCGTTCGGAGGCAACATTTGTCGCTGTACTGGTTATCGGCCCATCCTGGACGCTTTCAAGGCTCTGGCCGTCGATGCCGACCCCAAAATCAAGGAAAAGTGTCAGGATATTGAGGATCTTACCAAGATTTGTCCCAAGACTGGATCGGCCTGTGCTGGCAAGTGTGCTGCGGCTGGAAAAATCAACCCCAATAAGGGACTACATCTGAACTTCGATGAGCAGAAAGAATGGCATAAGGTTTACAATGTAAGTGATATCTTTGCCATCTTCGAGAGCATTGGAGAAAAGCCCTACACGCTTATTGGAGGCAATACTGCCCATGGAGTGTACCGTCGTAGCGATGCAATCCAAGTCTTTATCGACACCAATGCGGTCCAAGAGCTGCGCGCTAGCTCAGTAGGAAGCTCCATAACCGTGGGAGCTGGAACCTCCCTGACCGAGCTGATGAACCTGCTGTCCTTCgctgcgaaacaaaacaagaatttCTCATACCTCGAACACTTGGTCCAACATATCGATTTGATTGCCAACGTACCTGTTCGTAATACTGGAACGATCGCTGGTAATCTTAGCATCAAAAACCAACATCATGAATTCCCCTCCGATCTGTATCTTATCTTGGAGGCGGCTGACGCAACTTTGACCGTTC TGGAAGCCCAGGGCAAAACGAAGACCGTGCGACCTTCCGAGTTCGTTACTCTAGACATGAAGAAAAAGCTGCTGCTCAACATTATCCTTCCTCCACTAGACCCATCCATCTACGTGTACCGTTCGTTCAAGATCATGCCTCGGGCTCAGAATTCACACGCCTACGTTAACGGTGCATTCCTGATTAAGTTGGACGGATCGAATATTGTATCGAGTAACATTTGCTTTGGAGGAATCGATCCCCAATTTACGCATGCTTTGAAAACGGAAGAGTTCCTCAAGGGAAAGAACCTCCTAACCAATGAAGCTATTCAAGGAGCCCTGAAGATCTTGGCAAGTGAACTGAATCCTGACCATGTGCTTCCTGATGCTGCTCCAGAGTATCGTAAAAATCTGGCCCTTTCGTTGTTCTACAAGTTTGCGCTTAACATTGCACCGGAACTGAAGGTATCCGttaaaaatgaatataaatcCGGTGGATCAGTTCTCGACCGTCCCCTGTCGTCCGGCACACAATCGTTCGACACAATCAAAGAAAATTGGCCGCTTACGAAGAACATTCCTAAAATCGAAGGTATGCTGCAAACTTCGGGAGAGGCCAAGTATTCAAACGATTTGCCAGCGTTCCCGAACGAACTATACGCGGCTTTCGTTCTGGGAACGGAGTCACAGACGAAGATTATCAACATTGATGCGTCAGAAGCGTTG AAACTGCCTGGCGTTGTTGCATTCTACTCGGCGAAGGATATCCCGGGAGCAAATAATTTTATGTACTTCAAAGGATTCATGGGCCCACACGATGAGGAAATCTTCTGCAGTGAGAAGCTCATCTATCATGGGCAACCGGTTGGTCTTGTAGTCGCCGAAACCTTCAATCTGGCCAATCGTGCCAGCAAGCTCGTAAAGGTCCAGTACGAAAAAACGGGCTCGGCACGCTACCCTACCGTGAAAGATGTGCTCCGTGCTAAGGTTACCGAGCGGCTGAACGATATGCCGTACAGCACGTTGGGCGAAGAGTTTGAAGCTGCACCCAAAGGTGCGATCAAGGTGAAGGGATGCTTTGAAATCGGAGGTCAGTATCATTACACCATGGAGACCCAAACTGCTGTTTGCATTCCGATCGAGGACGGTATGGACGTGTACTCGGCCACACAGTGGATCGATTTTACGCAAATTGCCATCTCCAAGCTGCTGAACGTGCCCGAGAATAGTCTCAACCTATACGTGCGTCGCCTGGGAGGAGGTTACGGGTGTAAAGGCACCAGGGCCACTTTGATTGCTTGTGCGGCAGCTCTAGCAGCCCACAAGACGCAACGTCCGGTGCGTCTTGTGATGACGCTCGAGGCCAACATGGAAGCCATTGGCAAGCGTTACGGTGTCGTCTCCAACTACGAGGTGGATGTGGAAAAGGATGGCAAAATTACGAAGCTGTTCAACGAATACGTGCACGACTTTGGATCATGTCTGAACGAGTCTATGGGCCACTGTGCGGAGTTCTTCAAGAACTGCTACGACAACAAGGCTTGGAAGACGGTTGCCAAGGGTGCCATCACGGACTCTGCTAGTAACACCTGGTGTCGCGCTCCGGGTACAACGGAGGGTATCGCCATGGTGGAAACGATCATGGAACATGTCGCTCACGCGACTGGGCTTGATCCATTAGACGTGCGCATGGCCAACATGCCAAAGGATTTGAAGATGTACGAGCTGATGCCTCAATTCCGCGCCGATGTCGAGTATGATACGCGCAGGCAGGAAATCGAGCAGTTTAATCGTGAGAACCGCTGGAAGAAGCGTGGCATTGCCATCACACCGATGCGCTACCCGTTAGGCTACTTCGGAACGATCCATGCGCTTGTGTCGATCTACCACACCGACGGTAGCGTGGTCATCACACACGGTGGCATCGAAATGGGTCAGGGTATGAATACGAAGGTCGCACAGGTCGCGGCCTACGTGTTGGGGATCCCGATGGAAAAGATTAGCATTAAACCATCGGCCAATATGACGTCACCGAACTCTATCTGTACCGGTGGAAGCATGACCAGCGAAACAGTGTCGTTT GCGGTTAAGCAAGCGTGTGAGATTTTGCTGGAGCGCATGAAACCGATCCGCGAAGAGTTGAAGGACGCTTCTTGGGAAACGATCGTGGAGAACAGCTACTACAAGAATGTGGACCTTTGTGCGACTTACATGTACAAGGCGTCAGATCTGCAACCTTACATCATCTGGGGTTTGACCTGTACCGAGGTCGAAATCGATGTGCTAACCGGCAACGTACAGCTGCGCCGTGTTGATATCCTGGAGGATACTGGCGAAAGCTTGAGCCCCGGTATTGATATTGGTCAGGTCGAGGGCGCATTTATTATGGGCGTTGGTTACTATTTGACCGAGGCGCTGATCTACGATCCGCAAACCGGTGCATTGCTGACGAACCGTACCTGGACGTACAAGCCGCCGGGAGCGAAAGACATTCCGATTGATTTCCGGGTGCGCTTCCTGCAAAAGAGCACCAATGCGACCGGAGTGCTACGCTCCAAGGCGACCGGTGAACCGGCCATGAACATGACCGTATCGGTACTGTGCGCCCTGCGTAATGCAGTTCGGGCAGCACGCATCGATGCGGGTTTGCCGAATGAATGGGTTCAACTCGGAGCTCCATCCACACCGGATCAGGTATATCTGGCGTCGGGCAACTCTGTAGAGCAGTATTTGTTGAACTAA